The proteins below are encoded in one region of Pomacea canaliculata isolate SZHN2017 linkage group LG7, ASM307304v1, whole genome shotgun sequence:
- the LOC112568536 gene encoding electron transfer flavoprotein subunit beta-like has translation MSGLRVLVGCKRVIDYAVKIRVKPDKTGVLTDGVKHSLNPFDEIAIEEAIRLKEKNIASEIIAVSCGPPQCQEVLRTAMAMGADKAIHVEVDPATYNGMQPMHVAKILAKIAQENKIDLVLVGKQAIDDDANQTGQYMASLLDWPQATCASKIEKTDGELKVVKEIDGGLETVRVKLPAVVSVDLRLNEPRYATLPNIMKAKKKPLEKKKPEDYGVDMKATHQVLSVEEPAVRQAGVKVETVEELVKKLKEQGLIPS, from the exons ATGTCTGGCCTTCGAGTTCTTGTAGGATGTAAACGTGTCATTGACTATGCTGTGAAG ATCCGTGTGAAGCCAGACAAAACAGGAGTTCTGACTGATGGCGTCAAGCACAGTCTGAATCCGTTTGATGAAATTGCTATTGAGGAGGCTATTCgcttgaaagagaaaaatattgccTCAGAAATAATTGCAGTGTCATGTGGACCCCCCCAATGCCAG gaagtTTTAAGAACTGCCATGGCTATGGGGGCAGACAAGGCTATTCATGTGGAGGTTGACCCTGCTACCTACAATGGAATGCAGCCCATGCACGTAGCAAAGATTTTAGCTAAGATTGCTCAAGAGAATAAAATTGACCTAGTGTTGGTGGGGAAACAG gctattgatgatgatgctaatCAGACTGGACAGTACATGGCTTCTTTGTTAGACTGGCCACAG GCAACATGTGCGTCAAAGATCGAAAAAACAGATGGAGAGTTGAAAGTTGTCAAAGAGATCGATGGGGGACTGGAAACCGTCCGAGTTAAACTGCCGGCTGTTGTATCTGTTGATCTAAGGTTGAATGAACCTCGATATGCAACATTGCCAAATATCATG AAAGCCAAGAAAAAGCCACTAGAGAAGAAGAAACCAGAGGACTATGGAGTTGACATGAAAGCAACTCATCAGGTATTGAGTGTAGAAGAGCCGGCAGTGCGACAAGCTGGGGTGAAGGTGGAGACAGTAGAAGAGCTGgtgaagaaactgaaagaacaaGGATTGATTCCATCCTGA